A genomic stretch from Vulpes lagopus strain Blue_001 chromosome 11, ASM1834538v1, whole genome shotgun sequence includes:
- the IGHMBP2 gene encoding DNA-binding protein SMUBP-2 isoform X1, with amino-acid sequence MASTAVESFVTKHLDLLELERDAEVEERRSWQENISPKELQSRGVCLLKLQVSSQRTGLYGRLLVTLEPRRCTSAAVLPSNSFTSGDIVGLYDEGNQLATGILTRITQRSVTVAFDASHDFQLSLDRERAYRLLKLANDITYKRLKKALITLKKYHSGPASSLIEVLFGGSAPSPASNIEPPLFCNTSLDASQKEAVSFALSQKELAIIHGPPGTGKTTTVVEIILQAVRQGLKVLCCAPSNIAVDNLVERLARCKQKILRLGHPARLLESIQQHSLDAVLARSDNAQIVADIRKDIDQAFVNNRQTQDRREKSSVWNEVKLLRKELKEREEAAMLESLTSAAVVLATNTGASSDGPLRLLPDTHFDVVVIDECAQALEASCWIPLLKARKCILAGDHKQLPPTTVSHKAALAGLSLSLMERLAEEHGVRVVRTLTVQYRMHQAIMRWASEALYHGQLTAHPSVAGHLLRDLPGVAATEETGIPLLLVDTAGCGLFELEEDDDQSKGNPGEVRLVSLHIQALVDAGVQASDIAVITPYNLQVDLLRQSLAHRHPELEIKSVDGFQGREKEAVVLSFVRSNRKGEVGFLAEDRRINVAVTRARRHVAVVCDSRTVSNHAFLKTLVDHFTEHGEVRTAFEYLDDIIPENYSHESSQGHGQAGAKPQSSAALSRKPPGSRPQEGAQEGAQEARAAAGLERKRRGGKPSVPEVPSQPSLNGGSPEGAGSRDHADHFRAMIAEFVASEKTQLEFPPSLNSHDRMWVHQIAEEHGLRHDSTGTGKKRFITVSKRAPPAPPAPSAPPAPPAPPPAAGVGSIAPVGPTAPSPTQTKPPLGEQSGQDPLNLKALYLERLQREKSRQERPAMEGQQAPHSGPRTLPERKKKKEAKGHAAVDLPSEEDFDALVAAAVKADNTCGLAKCTASVVTLGQLCQHCGRRFCLSHHLPEIHGCGERARAHARQRISREGVLYAGSGTKDRSLDPAKRAQLQRRLDKKLDELTSQRKSKRKEKEK; translated from the exons ATGGCCTCGACGGCCGTGGAGAGCTTCGTGACCAAGCACTTGGACCTGCTGGAACTCGAGAGAGACGCGGAGGTCGAGGAGCGCAG GTCCTGGCAGGAGAACATCTCCCCAAAAGAACTCCAGAGCCGAGGCGTCTGTTTGCTGAAGCTGCAGGTTTCCAGCCAGCGGACTGGGCTGTACGGGCGGCTGCTGGTCACCTTAGAGCCCAGGAGATGCACATCTGCTGCGGTGCTTCCCAGCAACAGCTTTACTTCGG GCGATATAGTGGGTCTGTATGATGAAGGCAATCAGCTGGCCACAGGGATCCTGACCCGGATCACACAGCGATCAGTCACGGTAGCCTTTGATGCGTCCCATGATTTCCAGCTGAGCTTGGACCGGGAGCGGGCCTACAGACTGTTAAAACTTGCCAATGACATCACTTACAAGCGACTGAAAAA GGCTCTGATAACGCTAAAGAAGTACCATTCTGGCCCCGCGTCCTCACTCATAGAGGTCCTCTTCGGCGGATCAGCCCCCAGTCCTGCCAGCAATATAG AGCCGCCACTGTTCTGCAACACCTCCCTGGATGCCTCCCAGAAGGAAGCAGTCTCCTTTGCGCTGTCCCAGAAAGAACTTGCCATCATCCATGGGCCTCCTGGCACCGGGAAAACCACCACTGTGGTCGAGATCATTCTTCAGGCTGTGAGACAGGGCTTAAAG GTTCTGTGCTGTGCTCCCTCTAACATAGCTGTGGACAATCTGGTGGAGCGCCTGGCTCGGTGTAAGCAGAAGATCCTGCGCCTCGGGCACCCTGCCCGCCTCCTGGAGTCCATTCAGCAGCATTCCCTCGATGCGGTTTTAGCGCGGAGTGACAATGCCCAGATTGTTGCAGACATCAGAAAGGACATTGATCAGGCCTTT GTGAACAACAGGCAGACCCAGGATAGGAGAGAGAAGAGTAGTGTTTGGAATGAAGTCAAGCTGTTAAGGAAAgagctgaaggagagggaggaagccGCGATGCTGGAGAGCCTCACTTCGGCAGCGGTGGTGCTGGCGACCAACACGG GTGCCTCTTCTGATGGTCCCCTGAGGTTACTGCCCGATACCCACTTTGATGTGGTGGTCATCGACGAGTGCGCGCAGGCTCTGGAAGCTAGCTGCTGGATCCCCCTGCTGAAGGCCAGGAAGTGCATCCTGGCTGGAGATCACAAACAGCTGCCCCCCACCACGGTCTCTCATAA GGCTGCCCTGGCGGGGCTTTCACTCAGCCTGATGGAGCGCCTGGCTGAGGAGCATGGCGTGCGTGTGGTGCGGACACTGACGGTGCAGTACCGCATGCACCAGGCCATCATGCGGTGGGCCTCGGAGGCCCTGTACCATGGGCAGCTCACAGCCCACCCTTCCGTGGCTGGGCACCTTCTGCG GGACCTCCCGGGAGTGGCTGCCACAGAGGAAACAGGCATCCCCCTGCTGCTTGTGGACACAGCCGGCTGCGGGCTGTTTGAACTCGAAGAGGATGACGACCAGTCTAAGGGGAACCCTG GTGAAGTGCGCCTTGTCAGTCTGCACATCCAGGCCCTGGTGGATGCTGGTGTCCAGGCAAGCGACATCGCCGTCATCACGCCATACAACCTCCAG GTGGACCTGCTCAGACAGAGCCTTGCCCACAGGCACCCTGAGCTTGAAATTAAGTCAGTTGACGGCTTCCAAGGCCGAGAGAAGGAGGCTGTGGTACTGTCCTTCGTCAGATCCAATAGGAAAG GTGAGGTGGGCTTCCTTGCTGAGGACCGGAGGATCAACGTTGCCGTCACCCGTGCTCGGCGCCACGTGGCAGTTGTGTGCGATTCTCGCACTGTTAGCAACCATGCCTTCTTGAAGACCCTGGTGGATCACTTCACAGAGCACGGGGAGGTGCGCACCGCCTTTGAATATCTTGATGACATCATCCCTGAAAACTACTCCCACGAGAGTTCCCAGGGCCACGGACAAGCTGGTGCGAAACCCCAAAGCTCTGCGGCATTGTCCAGGAAGCCTCCTGGGAGCCGGCCTCAGGAGGGGGCCCAGGAAGGGGCCCAGGAGGCCAGAGCAGCTGCTGGGCTGGAGCGGAAGAGGCGGGGTGGGAAGCCCTCGGTCCCTGAGGTCCCTTCTCAGCCCAGCCTCAATGGAGGCAGCCCAGAGGGAGCGGGGAGCAGAGACCATGCAGACCACTTCAGGGCCATGATTGCGGAGTTTGTGGCGAGTGAGAAAACTCAGTTGGAGTTTCCTCCTTCCCTGAACTCACATGACAGGATGTGGGTCCATCAGATCGCCGAAGAGCACGGACTGAGACATGACAGCACTGGGACGGGGAAGAAGAGGTTCATCACTGTGAGCAAGAgagcccctcctgccccgccTGCACCGTCTGCGCcgcctgccccacctgccccgccGCCTGCAGCAGGGGTCGGCAGCATAGCCCCTGTCGGTCCCACGGCCCCCAGCCCCACACAGACCAAGCCCCCTCTTGGGGAGCAGAGTGGCCAGGACCCCCTGAATCTAAAGGCCCTGTACCTGGAAAGGctgcagagagagaagagccGGCAGGAGCGGCCAGCCATGGAGGGGCAGCAGGCCCCGCACTCGGGGCCACGCACGCTAcctgagaggaagaagaagaaagaggcaaAAG gacaTGCGGCTGTAGATTTGCCCAGCGAGGAGGACTTTGATGCCCTGGTTGCGGCTGCCGTGAAGGCAGATAACACCTGCGGCCTCGCTAAGTGCACAGCCAGCGTGGTGACCCTGGGCCAGCTCTGCCAGCACTGTGGCCGCCGGTTCTGCCTCAGCCACCACCTGCCCGAG ATCCATGGCTGTGGGGAGAGGGCTCGCGCCCACGCCCGGCAGAGAATCAGCCGGGAAGGAGTCCTCTATGCCGGCAGTGGGACCAAGGACAGGTCCCTGGACCCAGCCAAGAGGGCCCAGCTCCAGAGGAGGCTGGATAAGAAGCTGGATGAGCTGACCAGCCAGAGGAAGAGTAAacggaaggagaaggaaaagtga
- the IGHMBP2 gene encoding DNA-binding protein SMUBP-2 isoform X2, with product MGDIVGLYDEGNQLATGILTRITQRSVTVAFDASHDFQLSLDRERAYRLLKLANDITYKRLKKALITLKKYHSGPASSLIEVLFGGSAPSPASNIEPPLFCNTSLDASQKEAVSFALSQKELAIIHGPPGTGKTTTVVEIILQAVRQGLKVLCCAPSNIAVDNLVERLARCKQKILRLGHPARLLESIQQHSLDAVLARSDNAQIVADIRKDIDQAFVNNRQTQDRREKSSVWNEVKLLRKELKEREEAAMLESLTSAAVVLATNTGASSDGPLRLLPDTHFDVVVIDECAQALEASCWIPLLKARKCILAGDHKQLPPTTVSHKAALAGLSLSLMERLAEEHGVRVVRTLTVQYRMHQAIMRWASEALYHGQLTAHPSVAGHLLRDLPGVAATEETGIPLLLVDTAGCGLFELEEDDDQSKGNPGEVRLVSLHIQALVDAGVQASDIAVITPYNLQVDLLRQSLAHRHPELEIKSVDGFQGREKEAVVLSFVRSNRKGEVGFLAEDRRINVAVTRARRHVAVVCDSRTVSNHAFLKTLVDHFTEHGEVRTAFEYLDDIIPENYSHESSQGHGQAGAKPQSSAALSRKPPGSRPQEGAQEGAQEARAAAGLERKRRGGKPSVPEVPSQPSLNGGSPEGAGSRDHADHFRAMIAEFVASEKTQLEFPPSLNSHDRMWVHQIAEEHGLRHDSTGTGKKRFITVSKRAPPAPPAPSAPPAPPAPPPAAGVGSIAPVGPTAPSPTQTKPPLGEQSGQDPLNLKALYLERLQREKSRQERPAMEGQQAPHSGPRTLPERKKKKEAKGHAAVDLPSEEDFDALVAAAVKADNTCGLAKCTASVVTLGQLCQHCGRRFCLSHHLPEIHGCGERARAHARQRISREGVLYAGSGTKDRSLDPAKRAQLQRRLDKKLDELTSQRKSKRKEKEK from the exons ATGG GCGATATAGTGGGTCTGTATGATGAAGGCAATCAGCTGGCCACAGGGATCCTGACCCGGATCACACAGCGATCAGTCACGGTAGCCTTTGATGCGTCCCATGATTTCCAGCTGAGCTTGGACCGGGAGCGGGCCTACAGACTGTTAAAACTTGCCAATGACATCACTTACAAGCGACTGAAAAA GGCTCTGATAACGCTAAAGAAGTACCATTCTGGCCCCGCGTCCTCACTCATAGAGGTCCTCTTCGGCGGATCAGCCCCCAGTCCTGCCAGCAATATAG AGCCGCCACTGTTCTGCAACACCTCCCTGGATGCCTCCCAGAAGGAAGCAGTCTCCTTTGCGCTGTCCCAGAAAGAACTTGCCATCATCCATGGGCCTCCTGGCACCGGGAAAACCACCACTGTGGTCGAGATCATTCTTCAGGCTGTGAGACAGGGCTTAAAG GTTCTGTGCTGTGCTCCCTCTAACATAGCTGTGGACAATCTGGTGGAGCGCCTGGCTCGGTGTAAGCAGAAGATCCTGCGCCTCGGGCACCCTGCCCGCCTCCTGGAGTCCATTCAGCAGCATTCCCTCGATGCGGTTTTAGCGCGGAGTGACAATGCCCAGATTGTTGCAGACATCAGAAAGGACATTGATCAGGCCTTT GTGAACAACAGGCAGACCCAGGATAGGAGAGAGAAGAGTAGTGTTTGGAATGAAGTCAAGCTGTTAAGGAAAgagctgaaggagagggaggaagccGCGATGCTGGAGAGCCTCACTTCGGCAGCGGTGGTGCTGGCGACCAACACGG GTGCCTCTTCTGATGGTCCCCTGAGGTTACTGCCCGATACCCACTTTGATGTGGTGGTCATCGACGAGTGCGCGCAGGCTCTGGAAGCTAGCTGCTGGATCCCCCTGCTGAAGGCCAGGAAGTGCATCCTGGCTGGAGATCACAAACAGCTGCCCCCCACCACGGTCTCTCATAA GGCTGCCCTGGCGGGGCTTTCACTCAGCCTGATGGAGCGCCTGGCTGAGGAGCATGGCGTGCGTGTGGTGCGGACACTGACGGTGCAGTACCGCATGCACCAGGCCATCATGCGGTGGGCCTCGGAGGCCCTGTACCATGGGCAGCTCACAGCCCACCCTTCCGTGGCTGGGCACCTTCTGCG GGACCTCCCGGGAGTGGCTGCCACAGAGGAAACAGGCATCCCCCTGCTGCTTGTGGACACAGCCGGCTGCGGGCTGTTTGAACTCGAAGAGGATGACGACCAGTCTAAGGGGAACCCTG GTGAAGTGCGCCTTGTCAGTCTGCACATCCAGGCCCTGGTGGATGCTGGTGTCCAGGCAAGCGACATCGCCGTCATCACGCCATACAACCTCCAG GTGGACCTGCTCAGACAGAGCCTTGCCCACAGGCACCCTGAGCTTGAAATTAAGTCAGTTGACGGCTTCCAAGGCCGAGAGAAGGAGGCTGTGGTACTGTCCTTCGTCAGATCCAATAGGAAAG GTGAGGTGGGCTTCCTTGCTGAGGACCGGAGGATCAACGTTGCCGTCACCCGTGCTCGGCGCCACGTGGCAGTTGTGTGCGATTCTCGCACTGTTAGCAACCATGCCTTCTTGAAGACCCTGGTGGATCACTTCACAGAGCACGGGGAGGTGCGCACCGCCTTTGAATATCTTGATGACATCATCCCTGAAAACTACTCCCACGAGAGTTCCCAGGGCCACGGACAAGCTGGTGCGAAACCCCAAAGCTCTGCGGCATTGTCCAGGAAGCCTCCTGGGAGCCGGCCTCAGGAGGGGGCCCAGGAAGGGGCCCAGGAGGCCAGAGCAGCTGCTGGGCTGGAGCGGAAGAGGCGGGGTGGGAAGCCCTCGGTCCCTGAGGTCCCTTCTCAGCCCAGCCTCAATGGAGGCAGCCCAGAGGGAGCGGGGAGCAGAGACCATGCAGACCACTTCAGGGCCATGATTGCGGAGTTTGTGGCGAGTGAGAAAACTCAGTTGGAGTTTCCTCCTTCCCTGAACTCACATGACAGGATGTGGGTCCATCAGATCGCCGAAGAGCACGGACTGAGACATGACAGCACTGGGACGGGGAAGAAGAGGTTCATCACTGTGAGCAAGAgagcccctcctgccccgccTGCACCGTCTGCGCcgcctgccccacctgccccgccGCCTGCAGCAGGGGTCGGCAGCATAGCCCCTGTCGGTCCCACGGCCCCCAGCCCCACACAGACCAAGCCCCCTCTTGGGGAGCAGAGTGGCCAGGACCCCCTGAATCTAAAGGCCCTGTACCTGGAAAGGctgcagagagagaagagccGGCAGGAGCGGCCAGCCATGGAGGGGCAGCAGGCCCCGCACTCGGGGCCACGCACGCTAcctgagaggaagaagaagaaagaggcaaAAG gacaTGCGGCTGTAGATTTGCCCAGCGAGGAGGACTTTGATGCCCTGGTTGCGGCTGCCGTGAAGGCAGATAACACCTGCGGCCTCGCTAAGTGCACAGCCAGCGTGGTGACCCTGGGCCAGCTCTGCCAGCACTGTGGCCGCCGGTTCTGCCTCAGCCACCACCTGCCCGAG ATCCATGGCTGTGGGGAGAGGGCTCGCGCCCACGCCCGGCAGAGAATCAGCCGGGAAGGAGTCCTCTATGCCGGCAGTGGGACCAAGGACAGGTCCCTGGACCCAGCCAAGAGGGCCCAGCTCCAGAGGAGGCTGGATAAGAAGCTGGATGAGCTGACCAGCCAGAGGAAGAGTAAacggaaggagaaggaaaagtga